GCGTGAGAGCTTGAGGAAAGATGGTGAAAGAATGGCTATGTTATGATCAGATAAGTGCTAGACTTGACATGCAATAGAAAGTTAAAGGGTGGTATGATAAATATCAGAGTGGCACAGCGAAATAAGACAAGTGATGAGTTCAAGTGCGTTGGTGGTAACTAGTGTAATTGAAGTGGTGCATTTTCATattgcatattttttttaattatttactttatattatgtggtgggtTTCGGATCGACCGATGATACctatcagtacgtgttgtttgtattgatacCACTCTTGTTATGTCACTTGACACAGTCTGATTGCAGGATCAATaatgtttcataggtgaagacgatGATGATCTCCGACAGTTTCTACTCTCCCTTCCTTGTGGTGGGAGATgtgacttatttttttttataaattgtaTTCTTAGCAACTCTTGtacttatttaaattatttccttGGAAGGGTTTTCAGTGTATTTCATAAGTAATTTTAATTATCAAAGAGATTTCTTAAGTTTTCTTAACTTTCACATTGACTGTTTTCAAAATTAGTTTAAGTGTTCTCCTCTGTAGATGTTAGAGTAGGTTCCCGTACAGCCCGatgaattgggtcatgacaatactTTAACGATAACAAAATTTTTCTACGGGAGATATAAGCACGCTCTTTATCTAAACTTGTAAGGGGAATGAAGTTATCATCCTGGTGGTCACCTAAGATTTCATCTTTCATATATAGGTCTGGTTGTGGGGAAAAAAAGGTTCATTGATTCTTCTTGTAGTGTGTTGGAAATAAGTTTGAATTTATAGAAATTTTTAATAGCCAAATCTGGAATAGGAAGGGGGTTTATATTCATAAGGCGAATGTGTGGTGTATCTGTATGAAGTTTTGGTGAAGTACTTTGATGAGATTCATTcatcaaattattcataattgGAGAAGTTGCCAGGGAAGCTAGAGAGCGTTTTTTGGCTACACTTTTAGATGATCAGATGTTTAAGGACGGGCAAGGTGGAAATAAAGAGTTTTTAATTCAATCCTCAAAAATTGTGTTGCAGGAATCTGTTTAACTTTTTAAACTACGTTACTAGAGTTTTAGTACAGATTATTGTCTTTATGTGGTTCTATATATTAGTTTATATTACAGCTAGGTATGTACAAGACAAACTGTTaagtcaaataaaaaatattgacttatggtttgatttgattggttcgacgttgaaaaaaaatcaatcacacttgatttggtttggtattAAAAGAAACAAAGTCAAACCGAGCCCAAATCAAATCGacataatcataatatatatatatatatattttaaattagtttataGTTTTTAATGTTTagataaattatttcaaatacgtgcttataaatatttcattttgtATTCAAATCGAAAGTTACAATTACACtgttataaattttatatcaggAGTTAATattctattttaaattatttttttgtattcaaTTTGACATTAGCCTTTAATCTTATAAACTTAACATATTGAACGTTGACATTTCAATGAAAGTATTTTGTACACATGTGAATCTTACAGCCTTTTTGAagattcatattgatttaatttttttgagttcTAGCCTATCAGACATGTAAGTGAAAatatatttgatctttttttcAATTACTATATAATTGTAAGAGAAtcgaaaaaacaaaaaacaaaaaaaatcaaaagaaccAAAATCGAAAAAATCGACTTTatgttggtttgatttgatttatacatttaaaaaaattgatataattaatttaaataacaCCTATTTACTTGACTAACTAAACTTAAATAGACTTCTGATCTGCCACATGACATAGCAAGTtgtctcaaactcttgtagGAGCATGGAGTTCTTAACAAAAAGTCGAGAGAagtgtttcccaaattatttttcaaacccTAATacaaaacatcaattaatagggGTAGTGTGATACAATAGTCATGTCAATCATTGTTTTCTTAATGGGTGTGCCAAGTCCAAATacgacaagtaaaagtgaacaaaaaaaataacaaaatgttaTCTTTTCCAAAATATAGCTTTGTATAGTAAATACATAATATATGTATGTAAAATTTCTAAATGCTTACCGAATTTTATTAGAAATATGGACAATATAAAACATTAGCCTCTGAATTCATATTCTGCACTTCAAAACATTGTCATTTGTCTAAGTGAATTTGTCATCATCTTCGTAAAATTTGGGTGTAAAAACAACAGCACAcccttttaaaattaaaattgacatACGTAGGAAGAAGAAAAGCAATGGTCAAAATGGAAAAACAAAAAGTACCTGTCTGATAATATTTCTACTTGCTTTGATTCGTAGCCAAAATTTTCAGTTAGTGGTGGAATGAAGATGGGAACGATTTGAAATTGTGGCTTTTTGcactttttcattattttaatacCGTCCAATAACCCTCCGTGATAAGATATTTTTGGCTAAAACTTACCCCAAGTCTCTTCCTCCACGCGTGGCCAGCAATCCTTCACCTTCTTTCTAATTTCTGTCCTTTTCGTCAAATCAACGCCTCAATGATGTCGCGTGAATGAGCACAGCCGCCTCATGGATAGTCACACTCATATCTGTGAGCTGCCACAACCAAAAGGAAATGAGGAAAATATCTGATCTGCACAAGATATGTATGCGGGAGAGAGTTCATGTTAGAAATAAACTTTTGATAATTGGAAGATTGAATCGACATCAGCAGTTGAATGCAGCATGGAAGGCACCCTCAAGCGCCATCGTCAAACCTTAGCCAAACCACAGCCCCTCACCACCGCAACAACTGCCACCACTAACGACCGCCGGCTTCCTGATAGCTCTGCCGTTGAAGCTTATATAGGGGAAGAGAACGGAGACCTCAGTATAGAGAAAGGCAACTCCGAGACGTGGAACAACTTTTCCAACACATTCAGGCAGGTGCAATCCGTGTTGGATCGGAACAGATTGTTGATACAGCAAGTCAACGAAAACCATCAGTCCAGAACGAACGACAATATGGTGCAGAACGTGGGCCTCATTCAGGAGCTTAATGGCAACATTTCCAAAGTCGTTTCTCTCTATTCGGATATTTCCACCAATTTTTCAGCCATGTTTGGTCAAGAAAATGACGCCATTGGAGACGAGACCAACAACCACTGATGCTTCTCTTaattttctcttctccaatctaTGTACCATAATACTAGTTTTTAACATCTAGTTTCTAGCTAGTTCGCTTATTGGATTTCTCTCTTTTGGTTGAAATATCACGAATAATGCTCTCAATATTTTCAGAGCTGCCAATTGTTTTACTACTGAGTTGATGTTGCTCCGAAATCTAGAAATACCGAATACTCTTATGGAAATGGAAGTATAGTCAAACTAATCTTTAACCTTTTGGCTCATAGCATGTGTATTGCAAAAGCATGTTTGTATTAAGGTTTGAGCATTTATTAGTTTCCTCAAAAGAATCATCCAGTAATGAGCCTTCAAAAATGTGATGATCCACCGAAGCTACCTGTCTACACTGCTTgaatatgtaaaaatatatgtttgacaACTTCAAGCACACCGAACAACTAATGCTTGTTTGGCATAATCATGATAACATTGCAGAACTTTCGTATGTAAGAGAGACATTTTCTGGCGATGAGAACAAAATGAAAATTTTTCAAAATGTCTTTCTATGGTACATACTACAGagaattcattcaaaatcctttacaaaaataaatataaaagcaaAGGTTTTATaacatttttcataaaattagcCTTGTCTATTCTAAGCAGCAGTTGTGATCCAGTTTCAAGAGGGTTGTTTTAACTTTACAAGCAGCGAAGTCCCATAGCAGATTTCTTGACAGTGTATGAAACTGGCTTTTGCTCAAGGTTAAGCATATCAAGCATTTGAGGTATTCTGATACATGGAAAATTGAATCACTGAGGGAGTTCACCGCTATTTGATATTCTAACTTTGCTTTTCGGGGTTCCACTTTCTCTGCCTTCAGCTTCAATTTTGTGAACAACATCCATCCCAGACAGCACCTTGCCGAAAACAACATGATGCCTGTCCAACCTACCATGGGACGGAAGTAAACATTTTGAGAACTGGCCCAAAATTTAGTACATGCTCAACCACAAATAATAGTAACAATTTAAGGCCAAGCAAATTGAAAGTAGAGTAGAAAGTTACACAAAATCAAAGACTAAGTAGAGTACCAGCTAGTGGTTACAGTTGTGATAAAGAATTGAGATCCATTGGTGTCTGGTCCAGCATTTGCCATTGACAAAATACCTTTTCCCAAAACAGAAGTCTTTCAGTGGATAAAAAACCATTCTTGCCAAAAACACTTCCTATTAAGGAAAGTGCAAGATCGAATAAAACACAAAAGATACAAAAGGCAGCAACAACCAATTACTATTGAACAGTCAAATCTCACCAGGTTCAGTGTGTTTTAGATCAAAGTTTTCATCTGAAAAGCTTTCACCATATATTGACTCTCCACCTCGCCCATCACCACTAGTGAAGTCGCCTCCCTGGATCATGAAGCTTGGTATGATCCTGTGGAAAGTGCTCCCTTTGTAATGGAGAGACTTGCCAGCTTTCCCTGTTCCTTTTTCCCCTACAAGTTGAGTGAAAAAATGTTTGCCAGATTGGTAACTTCAGTGTGCGTGTGCATAATGGATGTTAATGCAGTAGAAAGGTGGTAAGGCTTCATCATCTTTATGCATTAATTTTCCATCTATATGACCCTTCTTCTCTGATGTCATTCTCATACCTCCTAAATAGCTAACAAGCAGTATCTGAACTCTGAAATGGTTTATGTCTAGAACAGAGATTTAGGAGAAGATAAATGCCAAAAGGGACTTCATAGAAACAAATAGATAACAAAAAAAACCTCATGCAAATGTAGATGTGGGTCTTGAAATGAACTACTCAAGGAAGAAAGAGCATGCTAGCCCTTGCATCAGCAATGACCTGTGGCAATTAGAAGTATCTGCTTTTGGCTCCAATATACTTTACACCATGGACATGAGTTTAATCCTTTACAGTATATGATTTCTCTTTCTACCTCAAGTGTAATGAAagaattcttctattttttgtcaataaacTAACTAACTTTGGTATCACTATTATTTCATTGCTAGGTTCACTTCTAAAGTAAGTCGTGTTATCCGACAGCACAAATTTATAAGAATTTCCAGAATGGTATCCTCATTAAAATAATGTTCAGATAAAGAGTACTGTAGTAGATCTGAATCTCTTGAAAAATGGAAGTCAACGGAACAAAAGTTTATAGGTTACCCGTGCAAAGAGCTCTGAAGTTTTCtgcagaaaaaaataaatatacagcAAGTTCATCAATGCAGTTTACAAGATAATGTACCATGCCAAAAAACACTAACATAATTCAGCACAAGATGGACTACCTGCTGTTTTCGGGACAATTTTCCCAAAGAGGCCCATGACAATACGACCTGAAAGGCAAACAATCAATGTGTTCAAGATTAAGTTCAGAAGAAAACCAAAACAAATCACAAGAAACTCTTCCACCTATGACTACAACTGAAATAGATCTGGCAATCTTTAACAATCTTTAACAAACCTGCTCTAAGTCTCTAAGTACATTAGATTTATCTGGAATTATATGTATTATGAACAACATGGTAAGAACAAAAAGTCTAGGCTGAATACATATGCATCCGCTTAAACTGGCCAGGGTCacaatttttcaaaaacattTTCTCAAGGAAAACAAGTTCcttaaaaataaggaaaatgacttctttGGTGAAAGTATTGAAATCAAGTTTCATAAGTGACATTTCATTGTCTcctccccacccccaccccaaaCCTCACCTACCCCCATCCTTATAGTGTTTGCCTAGACTATACATAAATGATTTTTAAACGATATTTTCTACTTACTTACCAAACACTAGAAATTAAGTAAGAATTACTTATTTTCGAGgaaaacatttttaaaaaaaatatattctaactCGAAAtgttttccttcataccaaacacatctTTAGTGACAACTACCACCCCCATAAGGTTGCAAGCTAATTTGACCAAAAGTCCTGATTGATCCAATGCATCACCATGATTCCACCTCATCCATAATTCACCATGCAtgctaatattttttctctagTCAACATCTAATTGGATTTATCCAACACATTGTAAATATAAATTTCCTTATTACTTTTGTGCTTAGTcatgaaataaaatttgaaagacaacatagattGCAAGTGAGTAATGTGACTACTAGATAACATTCCACTTGAAAACGAGATACATTATTTCGACAGGAGCAAGGGTAGATTGTTCATATATGTTATCTTAAAACAATGTAAGGCTGTTTGATTCATGTAGCTATGTAGGAATTATTAAGCATGAATCAGtcatacaataaataatacagGAATTGTTAGTATGAAATTCTCTTATCACTATTGTATTTCCTTTACATACTTGACTTTTgatatgcattacttgagttaAGAGTCTATCGAAAACAACATCTCTACCTTCACAAGATAGGGGCAAGGTTACATACACACCAACCTCCCAAAATCCCACTTGAGCaattacactaggtatgttaTTTTTTGAATTGTTATGCATTGATTGATAAAATATGAAATGCTATGCAGGTTAATTACTTTAAGGTATATTTGTGTTTAGATACTTTATGTATTGCCAATACATATATTCTTATTCCATGTTCTatcatgcataaaataatacatacatTTCCTCGTAAGTTATGCTTGTATTAAGTTTAATACCGCCAACCAAACTTTGTACTAGTCAAGCAAGATTAGTGGCCCGCCAAACACAATTATTTTGTGCACCAGTTTTTTTCTTATGTGacttttgtatttatataattttgtgCAAGGGTATCTCTGTTAATGCAACCAACCAAACATCCATGGACATAAAGGCTAACTGAACTCCCATCTTGAAGAGGATACCACTTCAACATTTCCAGCTTAGTGAGGATGGAAATTCCATCTTCTATTATCATGTAGGTGGTGAGTGAAATTGTGATGCATTTCTTACCCCGTTCTAATAAGAGATCTTAAAACATTGGCCCTAACCATTAAAGATAAAAGCTCCCTCGTTCATTTCCTTATGCTTTCGTTTTCATTCTTTCTTTCTGGTCAGACATGAAAAAGTGAGAAGTCCAAGAGTAAAAGCCACCGGTATAATTAGAAGAGTATATGCCAGGGGTAAAGCTTAGCTTCCACTGTTCAGTTATCAAATCAATCCATGAAAAATTTTGAACAGAACAATGCAAAAATCCATTACCACAGGAACATAGACAGAAAAGTATGATCTAGCATTTATTcattctgattttttttttcttttgaagaacAAAACAAAGTCATCTAGAACTCTACATTATTCTCGGCAAACAATAAAACTTGATCAAACTATAAAGGCATCTTTTTTGTTTCTATATATGGCTGTGGCAGGATATATGAAGAAGGAAATATACCAGTAGGTTTTCCATTAATTTCAACATCAAAGTATACTCTATGCGTCACCCGCTCCAAATCCTCTGATGTTTTTGCctacaacaataataacgacGAAATGCCTTTTTCATATTCTGAAGTAAGAATTAAGCAATTAATAATTGGAAATCCTATGGTTCCAATCCAACAAAATACTAATCTGTAACgtgtaaataaaaaattgaacctCGTCATTCAGTTCGGTTTTAATGTGTTTACCCTCCGAGGAGACACCTGTATCACCTAATCGGTTCTGAGAATACAATCAACACAAGGAATGTTAGTAGTAGAACACAAGAAGTCAGAAAGAGAAGATTGGTGAAAAATACCAGAATGAAAATTAGGGTTCCGAATAAAACCAGCACCCAGACAACCAGGAAAGGAGATAATTTGTTTCTGTTGGCCATTTTCTTCTCCTCCAAAGTCTTCACTGTGCTGACAGCCAGAGagtgtttttcctttttttctttggaAAGAAGTGGATTAACtaacaccttgtttggatggttgttactgttgtattgtattgtattgttagtttaattataatttttattttaattgttacttaaattttattatatcgtATTATTTGAATTCATAGTTagataatgaagaaaaaatctATTTTATGTAACGATCGATGTGGTGTGTTTGCATCGTTACTTTaacatttttttctcattttgtctttatttattatttaataattatatttcatctGTTACCCTACTTTTTCAAAGTAACTCTACCTCATATCCTACTTTTCTTGTAAGTTTTATTATTCGAATCATGGATGTATCACATTATGTAACGACGGAGAACGATATAATTTATCCAAACATTATATTCATTAAAACAGTACAGTACGATACAATACAACGCAGTACAATActatatattatgaaacaatacgtaacaatcatccaaacaaagtgtaaAAGTGCAGCAATTAAAGCCTATTTACAAGTCGGAACTGCTCCAATTGCGGCAAATTAAGGATTTAGGgcatgtttggaaagccacCTTGCTAATTGGATTTGATGTAATTATACTATCTAATATGTTTGGTTCGccatataaattataattacttGGTCAACAAATAATTTGGTGTAATTAGCAGGGAAATTACACTCTTGGTTActtcattttctatttttatttttttcattttaatttatttcttatttttactattttaaattcttttttatttatattattttaatgttttctaaaaatatattttttattttacattatttatattttatttccttcTCATTCTCAACTTTTATTTAATATGATTCCATGTAATTTTTcgtattatctattttttaaatttattttatgtttattattttactaGCATAAGtttgttagtattctaatttttaaattaaagtagaattCATTGTTGAATAAGGTTATAAACTTTtgtattccttttcttttaaatcatatttatatacattatgttgaaatttaacataaaagtaTTATGTtagattttttgttttgaattttaaaccTATGTTATATTTTGAGTGTCATTTGTTTTAGGAGTATTAACTctgtaaacattaaaattatattgaatttaaattcgtaaattaatttggactatattaaattcaagaaaataatccaaacgatgtggcaatccaagtcaaattaaatgagccactaaaattacaccacgtgtcaaagttatatggcaatccaaatcaaattaaatgagccattagaatcatgccatgtgccaaaattatatggcaatccaagtcaaattaaataagccactaaaatcatgccacgtgtcgaagttatgtggcaatctaagtcaatttaaataagccactagaataatgtcacgtgtatatgtaacatgttctgaccaatcaaattaaagctcttcactaaagaaatctgattggtcagttcaaaccaaccaatcaaatcacaccctcataccacttcctacaactataaataggggtcctcattattcttagGGAGGGAGTTggaaaagaacaagaagcaagaagagagctcgtggatcaaaggccataaattttctacaaagctacaaagttgaagtaatcaaattcaagctcaagttcaacatcaagaacgaagaaaaatatcaagaagttcaagatcaaattacttgttcatatttattcgtcataaccatacaagtgttcgtgacgaataattcaaatccaaatttgaagacgaagattcaagatcaagctattcaagcccttgactctaaatcaaattcaagttcaacatattccattTTATTTGAACAATCATAtgattattatagagattgtaacacacactacattttgaaatcaaatattacactttgtttcTCCAATTTtctggtcttgattatttatttttctcgactcaaaaatttgttgtttacaaaatTTGGCACCCCCagtgggacaatctctacctcttatctctttacatcgatcatcaaacttcaagaatacttaaatggcatctaagaagtttgactccaggactaCTGTTGCTAAGGCTACTtattccaagttttcctctaaggtggagaacatactggatgctactatgggaagtttgggacccatcactaggagaagagcaaacttgctaggacaacaagcacATCAAGTGCCTTCGcatcagttcctatttttgatcttccatcttcaaagggggcaagattctttccgaatgaattggaagaaggagataatatagctgatattgttgaaaagacgttggctcgacttagtccttttaacacaaggaattacaatattcaagatgaagatgatgtcttgatcactagatctgccccagtcactccacgtaacttgtttcaaacaaattttaatttgagggAAAATTCATGTTTTAATCCATCATCCATAACGTTCATCCAAGCAATGATGACTAACgcctcaactgttgaagaacaatTGGAGAGTTTGACAAAGacaattgaaggtctaacaaaatatgtgcaagattaggataatcgaattgtcaaATTGACGGAAAGTGTTGAAAATGTTATGGagggggactcaagtcatgcacctggaaaacgTCCCATGATACAAGAAGAAagagattcagttacaaagcaaataaatgtgggtgatgagttgcaagtgtcatgacccaaccccgtaggttgcaactgggtccgacctggacccccgtatagaTACATATTAGATGTAGACCAACCGAACTACGAacaacatgataacatacctaagaactccaatgggtcataaCGTCTTCATATAAGTACATATCTATCATTTATCCCCTGAGGAGTTATCACTAATCATCTCATGAAGggacatgcaagccgacaaggctgccatttcatattaatatttacAACACATTGTATAGACacagctgaacaaaacttacatacaacccatatacacatgtctatagacctctaagagtatcagcaGTAtgatatggcgggacaaggcccccgccgtacccctgaatgaacgaatatatacatcaaaaagattAATACCAATAAGCTAGGCTCAGGTACAATAGAGCACTCCAAAATGGCTGTGTGGGAagcctaagctggcggatccccaaaacgCATGTCTGTATCTGTggacatgaaacgcagccccccgaagagaggggATCAGCACGAaatacgtactgagtatataaagcgtAAGAACATTAAGTAtaaatgaatcataaaaacggtattaataattgaatgcatctgTGGCCAACATGTGATAATATCTGCATAACTCTATATAACTGAATTTACTTTTATGGTGTATGGCAGGCATAGACTATAGTATAACTCTTAGTGCTGTGGAacgtatagcccgatccatacataatataatagtgCTGAGGAACAtctggcccgatccatatatataacatgttattgccgaggaacgtacggcccgatccatatataatataatagtgccgaggaacatacggtccgatccatatatatattatataacatgttagtgtcgaggaacgtacgacccgatccatatatataatataacatgttagtgtcgaggaacgtacggcctgatccatatataatataatacatatacatgtatgtaaaaCACGGAAACATATCAGACATCcctcgaatatcatcataaagtatgtcaaaGAACCTCAAGAATCATAGTCATATGTCACTatagtatgaaatatcttatagaagtccgaACACTAATTATCATAGAGTCCCTGAGAATAGAAATGGGTATATATCGACTATTATCTAACGTACCGAAAACTGGAGGGGGAGGCTcaatcacttgagaattgtaatatcaagaagtgaataaggatcATGAAGCACACTcaaagcttatgaatggaattaccccaaacttcatatacatatcattccttacttatatctaagacatgacaaaagaaaggagggataactttacatacttactactttccattatatagaagactt
This Solanum dulcamara chromosome 8, daSolDulc1.2, whole genome shotgun sequence DNA region includes the following protein-coding sequences:
- the LOC129900276 gene encoding protein ELF4-LIKE 1-like — translated: MEGTLKRHRQTLAKPQPLTTATTATTNDRRLPDSSAVEAYIGEENGDLSIEKGNSETWNNFSNTFRQVQSVLDRNRLLIQQVNENHQSRTNDNMVQNVGLIQELNGNISKVVSLYSDISTNFSAMFGQENDAIGDETNNH
- the LOC129900275 gene encoding peptidyl-prolyl cis-trans isomerase CYP19-4-like isoform X2, which translates into the protein MANRNKLSPFLVVWNRLGDTGVSSEGKHIKTELNDEAKTSEDLERVTHRVYFDVEINGKPTGRIVMGLFGKIVPKTAENFRALCTGEKGTGKAGKSLHYKGSTFHRIIPSFMIQGGDFTSGDGRGGESIYGESFSDENFDLKHTEPGILSMANAGPDTNGSQFFITTVTTSWLDRHHVVFGKVLSGMDVVHKIEAEGRESGTPKSKVRISNSGELPQ
- the LOC129900275 gene encoding peptidyl-prolyl cis-trans isomerase CYP19-4-like isoform X1: MANRNKLSPFLVVWVLVLFGTLIFILNRLGDTGVSSEGKHIKTELNDEAKTSEDLERVTHRVYFDVEINGKPTGRIVMGLFGKIVPKTAENFRALCTGEKGTGKAGKSLHYKGSTFHRIIPSFMIQGGDFTSGDGRGGESIYGESFSDENFDLKHTEPGILSMANAGPDTNGSQFFITTVTTSWLDRHHVVFGKVLSGMDVVHKIEAEGRESGTPKSKVRISNSGELPQ